From Hydra vulgaris chromosome 15, alternate assembly HydraT2T_AEP, one genomic window encodes:
- the LOC136091516 gene encoding uncharacterized protein LOC136091516, with amino-acid sequence MQLRRELPPDQYVTSQQIRSLFSRFSNLKRKGKLVEPTTENNENSQVNDNKEVYGKNDDFNLAGDNEDDNKYEEDIANLAKEICLVWKVNDWVAVAYEKQWNIGYIVEVSITGIRVNCMINGQEKNTFRWPVTTEEINNQTDKIICLVNAPFLISGCGDYSLSEEDYNTVISLFLEKLTAAE; translated from the exons ATGCAGCTGAGGAGAGAACTTCCGCCTGATCAATATGTAACTAGCCAACAGAtaagatctttattttcaaG ATTTAGTAACCTGAAAAGAAAAGGTAAGCTGGTAGAACCGACaacagaaaataatgaaaatagtcAGGTTAACGATAACAAAGAAGTTTATGGCAAAAATGATGACTTTAATCTGGCAGGAgacaatgaagatgataataaatatgagGAAGACATCGCCAATCTTGCAAAAGAAATTTGTCTTGTATGGAAAGTGAATGATTGGGTTGCTGTTGCATAtgaaaaacaatggaatattggatatattgtggag GTATCTATAACTGGGATCAGAGTTAATTGTATGATTAACGGGCAAGAGAAGAATACTTTTCGCTGGCCAGTTACTACCGAGGAGATAAATAAccaaactgataaaattatctGTTTAGTAAATGCTCCTTTTCTAATCAGTGGTTGTGGCGATTATTCATTATCCGAAGAAGACTATAATACAGTCATATCATTATTCTTAGAGAAACTTACTGCAGCAGAGTAG